Genomic segment of Caproiciproducens sp. NJN-50:
GTAAATCGGGTAACCTTCAGAAACCGACAAAAAGGTCTCTGCCAAAACCATACTCACGGCCAGAATGGAAAACGACTGGATCTGCCGGGACAATTCTCCCCTGTTCTGCCAAAAGCTCAGTGCAAAAAGGATGTCGAAGAACATCCAATCTCCGGGAAGCGAGAGAAGGCACAACCCGAAAACCGCCAGGAATCTGAGTTTCCTGCTGTTTATCCTGTCACAGGCCCGAATGGCCAGAAGGCTTAAAAACAGCGTATAGATCACATTGAGGGTTTCCGAAGAATTCCCGCCCACGATAAATTGCAGCTTTCCCGTTTCAAACAATGTGAACGGAACCTGTGAAATCAGGGCAAAGGCATCGAGGCGAAACGCGTATTTTCGAAAGCTGTGCGTGTGCGCATATCCTTCCGCGAGGAAGAAGCACATGGTCGGCGCCGTAATCCTGCCCACGATGTGCATCAGCTGCCCCAGCGCGGAATACGTCGGCACAAACCCCCATGCGATATGATCGATCAGCATGGCGGCAATCGCAATCCATTTCACAGCGTTTGCCGTCAGTCCCCGCGCCGGCTGCTCCAAACCTTTACACCCTTTCGCTCCGCTCCCTTGTGTCGTTCAGCAGCCCGCCCGCCAGGACGATTCTGCGCTGACGTTCGCTGAGAACGGGCTTCGCGCGGAAAGAAGTCCCCTTCGTCCGATCGGCGACCGTGACAGATTCCCCATTGCGAACTGCCTGCCGGACATTTTTCAGTTCCAATTCATCCATCTGGTCGATTCCGTCATAATCCGCTTCGTTTTCAAAAACCAGGGGAAGAATTCCGGCGTTGACCAGATTGGCGCAGTGAATCCGGGCAAAGCTTTTTACGATGACGGCCCTGATCCCAAGGTACAGCGGGACCAGCGCGGCGTGTTCGCGCGAGGATCCCTGTCCGTAATTGGAACCGCCTATGATGATCCCACCGCCGTTTTCCTTGCAGCGCCCGGCGAACGATTGATCACACACGGCGAAGCAGAATTGAGAAAGATAAGGAATATTCGACCGATAAGGCAATATTTTGGAACCTGCCGGCATAATGTGGTCCGTCGTGATATTGTCCCCCGCCTTCAGAATCGCTTTCGCGGAAACAGACTCCGGCAGCGGCTCCGCGACCGGCAATCCTTTAATGTTTGGCCCGCGGAGCACGGAAAGGTCCCTCGCCTCTTCTACGGAAACCGGCGGAATGATCATATTGTCGTTAATCTCAAAATGGTCCGGAAGCTCAACTTCCGGTTCCTTTCCCAGCGTTCTGGGGTCCGTCAGCACGCCCGCCAGCGCGGAAGCGGCCGCAGTTTCCGGCCCAACCAAGTAGATCTGGGCGTCGGCCGTTCCGGAACGCCCGAGAAAATTCCGGTTGAAAGTCCGCAGGGAAATCCCCGCCGAATTCGGGGACTGGCCCATGCCGATGCAGGGGCCGCAGGCACATTCCAGAATTCTGGCCCCCGCACCGGCCAGGTCGGCGAGCGCGCCGTTTTCGGCAAGCATGCTGTAAACCTGCCGGGAACCGGGGGCGATGGCAAGGCTGACGCCGGGGCTGATCGTCTTCCCCTTTAAAATGGAGGCCACGCGCATCATGTCGCGCAGCGAGGAATTCGTGCAGGAACCGATGCAGACCTGATCGACCGCAATCGGTCCGATCTCCCGAACCGGCCTGACCGCATCCGGGCTGTGAGGGCACGCAGCCAGGGGCTCGACGGAAGAAAGGTCGATTTCAATCGTCTCGTTGTAAACGGCATCCGGATCCGGGGCAAGTTCCGTCCAGCCGCTCTCCCTGCCCTGCGCCTTTAAAAATTCACGGGTGACTTCATCGGACGGGAAGATGGAAGTCGTGGCGCCGAGTTCGGCACCCATATTTGTAATTGTCGCGCGCTCCGGAACAGTCAGGGTTTTGACCCCCGCACCGGCATATTCCAGTATTTTCCCAACTCCGCCTTTGACGGAAAGACGCCGAAGGACCTCCAAGATGACGTCCTTGGCGCTGACCCATGGAGAGAGGGAACCTGTCAGAACCACCCGCAGAATCTCCGGCATCGTTATGTAATACGGGCCTCCGCCCATCGCAACGGCAACGTCAAGTCCGCCGGCACCGATGGCAAGCATGCCGATGCCGCCCCCGGTCGGGGTATGGCTGTCGGAACCGATCAGGGTTTTCCCCGGAACGCCGAACCGCTCCAGGTGGACCTGATGGCAAATTCCGTTTCCCGGCCTCGAGTAATAGATGCCATATTTTTTCGCGGCCGACTGAATGAAACGGTGATCATCCGCATTTTCAAACCCGGTCTGCAGCGTGTTGTGATCGACATAGGCAACGGAACGCTCCGTTCGCACGCGGGGGATGCCCATGGCCTCAAATTCAATGTAAGCCATCGTACCAGTGGCATCCTGCGTTAGAGTCTGATCGATCTTGAGGCCGATTTCGCTGCCGACGTTCATTGATCCGCTGACAAGGTGTTTTTTAATGATTTTCTGGGACAGTGTCAAACCCATATCGGAGTCCTCTCTTCATTTCGAATCGTCCGCGTTGAAAACCTGCAAACGTATAAACAAAACCATTATGTAATAAAAATCGATGCTTGTCAATCAATTAACGTTTTATTGAGAATTTTTTTTTCAATTTAATTGAATTTGTTGATGAAAATGGCAACAAATGCTATAATATCAATGAATTGGCGGGCGCGGCCGTCCGGCATGTATGTTATGCGCTTCCGCAGGCAAACTAAGCCTTGTTGGAGGTGCCGTTATGAGCGAAGAAGAAAATAAAGAGGAAAGAACGAACCAGTCCATGGACCGCATTGTGGATTCCGGTTCCATCATCACGGGGGATGGCAAGCATCTGATCCAGTGCATGACCATCATCGGACAAATCGAGGGGCACACCGTTCTCCCCTCTCAGAATAAGACGACAAAATATGAGCACGTAATCCCCCAATTGGTTGCGATTGAGGAAGACAGGCAGATTGAAGGCCTGCTGATCCTGCTGAACACCGTTGGCGGCGACGTGGAAGCCGGGCTTGCCATCGCGGAGCTGATTGCGGGAATGGAAAAACCAACCGTGTCCGTCGTTTTGGGCGGAGGGCATTCCATCGGGGTCCCTCTCGCCGTCGCGGCGAAGCATTCGTTTATCGTTCCAAGCGCAACCATGACGCTGCATCCCGTGCGGATGAACGGCCTGACCCTTGGTGTTCCTCAGACGCTGGACTATTTTGAACGGATGCAAAAAAGGATTACGAAATTTATCACCGCTCATTCCAAAATTTCAGCCGAGCGCCTTACGGAGCTTTCGATGAACACGGAGGAGCTCGTACTGGACATCGGCTCCGTTCTGGAGGGAATGGACGCAGTCAGGGAAGGGCTGATCGATTCCCTCGGAAGCCTGTCGGATGCGATCGAATGCCTTTATGAAATGATTGACGAGAAAAAGAAGAAAAACAAAAAGAAAGCTCCGGTGCCGCAAAAACCAGTGAAATCGAAATAATCGATCCCGTATTTTGGACGGCCTTGCCGCCGTCCCTACATAGAGAAGGCGAAATCACCGCTTCGGATTGATCCTTTTTGCCGGGAACACAGTTACAAAGCCGCATCCCGCCGGTCTTACAGCTCGAATACACTGAACTTTAACGGATAGAGGTGTGCCGTTTGGCAAATAAAAAATTGAATCGGAACAACCGGAAAGCTGCAAAAAAGGCACGGTCAGGTGCCGCACCCTCCGCGAAAGACGCCGCTTCCGCGGCAATGCGGAACGCACAGGCAAATAAACAGCGAAACCAGATCAGCGCCGTGATCCTGTTCGCCTGCTCCATTCTGATGTTCTGCCTGGTCCTGATCAGCGGCGACCACGTATGGCGGTGGTTTCACAATATTCTTCTCGGCCTGTTCGGCAGTTGGGCCATTCTTTGGCCGATCCTGCTCCTGTACATATCGATTATCACCGCTCTGGAGCGCCAGGGGGCGCACACCGGCGGCAAGCTGATTCTGATGATCGTGATCATCGCGCTCTTTTGCGCTTCGGCCTATATTTTTTCCGTCAGCGGCAATGTGACCCTTCATTCTTTCTGGGCCAGTCTTGTGAACCTTTATACGGAGGGCACGGAGCACGCCGGCTCCGGATTCTTCAGCGGCCTTCTCGGAATCCCGATCGTCGCCGCGCTCGGGCCGCTGGGAGCGAAAATCGTCATTCTGCTTTTGCTTTTCGTCGCCGTCATGATTCTTACGGGGACAAGCCTGATCCAGCTTTTCCGGACGGTTGCAAAACCAGCCGGAATGGTAAAAACCGGTTTTGATTCCGCCCGTGAAAAAAGGATCGAACGCAACCGTGAAAACCTTGACATCGATATCGCGCTGGACGGCGAGGAGCTTCCCCCTCACCCGGTCCGCTCTGCCGGAAAAAAGCCGGCTCAGAAAAATGAAAAGCTGGAACACCTGGAAAAACTGTTTTCTGTCGGCGAAGCGCGGACCTCAACGCCGGCCTCGGCGGGAATGCCCGATCCTCCTGCGCCTCCCCAGGCGGAAAAAGAACCTGATTCCCCCGTCAAATCCGAATCAGCACCCGCGGCGCAAAAAAGCGCCCCGGAAAAACCTGTTCCTTTTTCCAACGATCCGCCGCAGGACGGCGAATATCATTTTCCGCCCGTTTCCATGTTGGAAACGACGCATGAACTGAGCGAACAGGAAGCGATCAGCGAAATCCAGACCAACGGGCGCATGCTGGTCGACACGCTGCAAAGTTTCGGCGTCCAGACTTCCTTTGTCGGCTACAGCCGCGGTCCCGCCGTCACCCGCTATGAGCTGCAGCCCGCCAGCGGGGTGAAAATCAGCAAGATCACCAACCTCTCCGACGATCTCTCCATGAATCTCGCCACGGCGGGAATCCGTATCGAAGCGCCTATTCCGGGCAAGGCGGCAGTCGGGATTGAAGTTCCAAATAAGAAAAACACTGTTGTGCGCATGCGGGAGCTGGTTGAAAGCAACAGCTTCACCGCAGCGAAAAGCCGTCTGACCGTCGCCCTCGGACGCGACATCGCGGGCGGCGTCGCCGTCGCCGACCTTTCCAAAATGCCCCACCTGCTGATTGCGGGCGCCACGGGCTCCGGAAAATCGGTCTGCATCAACTCCATGATTATCAGCCTGCTCTACAAATCCTCCCCGGAGGACGTCCGCTTTCTGATGATCGACCCGAAGGTTGTGGAGCTCGGCGTCTACAACGGCATTCCCCACCTCTTGGTCCCCGTCGTCACCGATCCCCGCAAGGCCGCGGGAGCGCTGAGCTGGGCAGTCAGCGAAATGCTGAAACGGTACAAAATTTTCGCATCGTACAATGTCCGCGACCTGTCCGCTTACAATTCGCTCGCAGCCCACCGCAGCTACAAGGATGACGACGGCCAGCCGATGGAGCACATGCCGCAGATCGTGATCATCATCGACGAGCTCGCCGACCTGATGATGGCCGCGCCGAACGAGGTGGAAGACTCCATCTGCCGTCTAGCGCAAATGGCGCGTGCCGCCGGGATGCATCTGGTCATCGCCACCCAGCGGCCGTCGGTGGACGTCATCACGGGCATTATCAAGGCGAATATCCCCAGCCGCATCGCCTTCGCGGTCTCCTCTCAGGTGGATTCCCGCACCATTCTGGATATGGGCGGCGCCGAAAAGCTCCTGGGGCGCGGTGACATGCTCTTCTCCCCCGTCGGCTCTCAGAAACCGATCCGGATTCAGGGGTGCTTTGTCAGCGACAGCGAAATCGAATCCATCGCCGGATTCGTGAAAAAGGCGCAGGAAGCGGATTATAATGAAAACATCGCCGAGGAAATCGAGCGCAATGCGGCGGCAGAAAAAGGCGATTCTTCTTCCGGCGAACCGGAGGAAAGCGGCGACCCGATGATGCCGGACGCCATCAAATGCATCGTGGAAGCCGGACAGGCCTCCACTTCCCTGCTTCAGCGCCGTCTGCGGCTGGGGTACGCGCGCGCCGGACGGCTGATCGACGAAATGGAGCAGATGGGCGTCATCGGTCCGCGGGACGGCTCCAAACCACGCCAAGTGCTGATTACCTACCAGCAATGGCTTGAGATGAACATGCAGAAGTCCGACGCGGAACAGGAAACCGGTTCATGACCGCCATGCGTCCTTTCCGCATCAAACACAGACTCGGGCGCGCCGCGGCGGCAGTTCTTCTGATCGGGGCCCTGGCCGCGTCCGCGCTTCCCTTTGGGGCTTCCTCCATTTGGAATCAGGTGCTTTCCCTTTTCGGGATCGGCAGTTTCTCTTCCTGCGCCGACAGTTGGCCGGTATCCGTCCATGTCCTGGACGTCGGAAAAGCGGACAGCATTCTGATCGAATGCGAAGGACACAGGATGCTGGTGGACGGCGGTACGCCGGAAAATGGGAAAAGCGTTGTCAGGTACTTGGCGCAGCGCGAAACCTCGAAATTGGAATATGTTGTCAACACGCATCCGGATGAAGATCATATCGGCGGTCTAAAATATGTTGTGGAGCGTTTTCCGGTCGGACACTATCTGACAACGAAAGTCAGAACGGATCTTCTGCCGGAGGATTCCGCCTATCTCGGTACGATGGAGGCGCTGCGGCAAAAGAAAATTTCCGAAGAGATATCAAAAGCCGGGGATAAATTCCCGCTGGGCGGCATGGACGTCCGGGTGCTGGGTCCGGTCGTCCCCGGCGACAGCACCAACAACAGTTCCCTTGTGCTCCTTCTGCGCTACCGCAACGTCCGAATCCTATTGATGGGCGACGCGGAAAAGGAGGAAGAACAGAGCCTGATCGACGCGGGAGCGGACCTTTCCGCCGACATCCTGAAAGTGGGGCACCACGGCAGCAGCACATCGACCACCGCCGAATTTTTAAACGCGGTCCGGCCTGAATACGCGGCGATTTCGGTCGGGTACGACCGGAACAAGCTTCCGAGACAGGACGTGCTGGAACGGCTGTACCGCGCCGGAATCAAAACTTACCGGACCGACGTCAGCGGAACGGTCATTTTTCTCACCGACGGAAAAACAATTTCCGTAAAGACAGAAAAAGGATAAAGAAAATCATTCCGATTCATTATTAGGAGAGTGGCTTTCATGAAAACAATGACCATCAGCCGTATGGAAGGCATCTATGCGATCTGCGAGGATGAAAACCAGAAGTTTTACGCCATAGAAATTTCCGAACTGCCAAAAGGAGCCTCCGCCGGCGACGTTTTACAGGTGGACGATGTGGAGGGAACTTTGACGGTCGACCAGGAAGCCACCATGGCCAGAAGAAAAAAGAAAAAATAATTCGAGAGCAGCTCCGCAGACTCCAAATCCTTCGGAACTGCTCTCGAATTTTTAAAATATCTTATGAAATATTCCTTCGTTTCAAAACAACCTTATCCGTATTGACGCGGTGCATAAAGACATTCAAAACCAGGCCGAATCCAAAATAAAGGCAGACGGCGGAAGAACCGCCGTAGCTGAAAAACGGCAGAGTCACACCCATGACGGGCAAAAGGTCCAGACACATCCCCAGATTGAAAACGGCCTGCGCCGCAATCATGCCGAAAAAGCCCATGCAAATGCTGCTGCCAAGAAGATCCGTCGTTTTGCGGGAAACCCTCAGCGTGTGCAGAAGGTAAATCAGAATCAGGAGCAGAATCGCCGCGCAGCCGATGAATCCAAGCTGTTCCCCGGCGACGGCAAAGATGAAATCGCTCTGCTGGACCGGAACCGCCGAGTGGTTGACCCGCGGACTCTGAAACAAACCGCGCCCCCACAGCCCGCCGCTTCCGATGGAAAGACGGCCTTGAATCTGCTGGTAAGCGTACTGCAAAGCCGCGTTCGGGTCGGAATCCAGCCGGTAAGTGATCAGCAGCCGCTCCTTCTGGTAATCCTTCACGACGTATTTCCACGCAAGCGGAAACGCAACCCCGATCGCGGCGAACAGCGCCGCAAAATACCGCAGCTGGATGCCCGCCCCGAACGCCATGGCGAGGAACATGCAGAAAAAGATGACCGCGCCTCCGTCGTCCCCCTGGTTGTGGACCAGAACGACAGGGATCATGGCGTGAAGAGCAAGCAGGACAACATGGAGCGGAGACTTGAGAAGCCCTCGCTCCTCCAAAGCGGAAAGGTGCTTGGAAAAAGTCAGGATAAATCCGATTTTGACCAGCTCGCTCGGCTGGAACGTCAGGCCGCCCGGCAGGGAGATCCACGCCTTGGCATTCACGCCCCCGCTGTTGACGACGGCGGACCCGAAAATCTGTGTATAGATAATTAAAAACAAACAAAATCCGGCAACCACATACCAGAAATTGCAGATTTCCCTGTAATCGATCAAAGAAAAAAGCACCGCTCCGATCAGACCGCCGACGACCGCCACCAGCATGGTGGTAAAATACCCCATGGTCCTTCCTTCGGGATTGGGAACAGTCCTCATCAGCAGCAGGCTGTAGGAGGAAATCAGCAGCATATAAAGCCAGTAAAGCTTGTCCGTCCGTCTGATGTAATTCGAGATAGATTTCAGTACACGCATTGTTTCTCCTCTTTAGAACATCCACATCTTACGATAGTTTATTATATGATACCTGGCACAAACTTGCAAGGCATCCGGAATAATAACCGCAAGGGATTTCCTATCCGCTCGAATTGTGTTATAATTTTGATCAAGATACATGATGTATGAGGAGAAATGCCAATGCTCACGGACATAGAAATTGCACAGCGGGTACAGCCGAAACCGATCCGGCAGATTGCGGAAGCCGTCGGAATTCGGGAAGAAGAGCTGGAGCCCTACGGAAGATTCAAGGCGAAGCTGAACGATTCCCTGTACCGAAGAATCTCGAACCGGAAAGACGGAAAACTGATTCTGGTGACTGCCATCAATCCCACTCCGGCCGGCGAGGGAAAAACGACGACCGCCATCGGCCTGGGCGACGCACTGAGAAGGATCGGAAAAAAGGCCGTCATCGCCCTGCGGGAACCTTCTCTCGGACCGGTTTTCGGAATCAAGGGCGGCGCCACGGGAGGCGGATACGCCCAGGTGATCCCAATGGAGGACATCAACCTCCATTTTACCGGGGATTTTCACGCGATCACCTCAGCCAACAATCTTCTCTGCGCAATGCTGGATAACCATATTCAGCAGGGAAACGCGCTAAATATTGATCCGCGCAGAGTTCTGATCCAACGCTGTATGGATATGAACGACCGCCAGCTTCGCGGCATTGTCTGCGGGCTTGGGGGAAAACAGAACGGCGTTCCGCGGGAAGACGGCTTCTGCATTACGGTCGCGACGGAGGTCATGGCGATTTTCTGTCTTACCAAAGACCTGAGCGATCTGAAGAAAAGGCTCGGAAGAATTCTGGTCGCCTACAGCACGGACGGCGAACCGGTTTACGCGCATCAGTTAAAAGCGGAAGGCGCCATGACGGCTTTGCTGAAGGATGCCGTTCAACCGAACCTGGTGCAAACGCTGGAAGGGACTCCCGCGCTGATCCACGGCGGACCGTTCGCGAATATCGCACACGGATGCAACTCCGTCCGTGCGACGCGCTATGCCCTGAAGCTGGCTGATTACTGCGTGACGGAAGCCGGCTTCGGTTCCGACCTCGGCGCGGAAAAATTTATGGACATCAACTGCCGTCTTGGCGGATTCAGGCCGGACGCGGCGGTCCTTGTTGCGACCGCGCGCGCCCTAAAATACAACGGCGGCGTGCCAAAAGCGGAAACCGGAAGGGAAAACCCGACCGCCCTGCGGGCGGGAATTGAAAATCTTGGCGCGCATATTGCCGGACTGAAAAAATACGGCGTGCCTATCGTGGTGGCGATCAACCGCTTTGAAAGCGACTCTGAGGAAGAGCTTGCCCTGATCGAACAATACTGCCATGAAAACGGAGCGGACTTTGCCCTTTCCGAAGTGTTTTCAAAAGGCGGCGAGGGCGGAACGGAACTGGCAAGGAAGGTCTGTGAGGCCGTGGACCGGAAGTCCGGCGTCCGGCTTCTCTATGCCGACGACGCCCCGATCTCGGAAAAAATTGAAACCGTGGCAAGAGAGATTTACGGCGCGGACGGGGTAACCTATTCGCAGCAGGCTCTTCGTTCGCTGGGGGAAATCGAATCGCTCGGCGGCAGTCAATTGCCCGTCTGCATTGCCAAGACGCAGTATTCCCTCTCGGACGATCCGAAGCTGCTCGGCAGGCCAAAGGGCTTTCGAATCGCCATCCGCGACGCAAAGCTGAACAGCGGGGCCGGGTTTGTCGTCGCGTACGCGGGCAATATCCTGACGATGCCGGGCCTGCCCTCCCATCCAGCCGCGGAGCAGATCGACGTGGATGAGAGCGGCAAAATCTCCGGACTGTTTTAAGACGTCCACGAAAGGTGATTCGATGCGGGAATATAGGACCTCCTCCCCGGAGGAAACCGAGGTGCTTGGGGAGCGGATCGCGGCTACCTTGAAAGGCGGAGAAGTCCTTGCGCTGTTCGGTGGCATGGGGATGGGAAAAACCGCCCTGACCCGCGGCATCGCCAGGGGACTTGGAATCCCAGAGGGCGTTTCCAGCCCGACGTTCGCCCTGGTCCACGAGTACCGGGGACGTCTGACCGTATATCATTTCGATATGTACCGCGTCACGAGTTGGGACGACCTTGCCTCCACCGGATTTTTTGACGATCTGGATACCGGCGCGGTCCTTGTGGTGGAATGGAGCGAAAACATTGAAAACGCGCTTCCTCCCGAATCGATCCGGATTCATCTCAGCCGGGGCGAAACGGAAAACGAACGCGTGATTGCCGTTG
This window contains:
- a CDS encoding ComEC/Rec2 family competence protein, with the translated sequence MTAMRPFRIKHRLGRAAAAVLLIGALAASALPFGASSIWNQVLSLFGIGSFSSCADSWPVSVHVLDVGKADSILIECEGHRMLVDGGTPENGKSVVRYLAQRETSKLEYVVNTHPDEDHIGGLKYVVERFPVGHYLTTKVRTDLLPEDSAYLGTMEALRQKKISEEISKAGDKFPLGGMDVRVLGPVVPGDSTNNSSLVLLLRYRNVRILLMGDAEKEEEQSLIDAGADLSADILKVGHHGSSTSTTAEFLNAVRPEYAAISVGYDRNKLPRQDVLERLYRAGIKTYRTDVSGTVIFLTDGKTISVKTEKG
- a CDS encoding FtsW/RodA/SpoVE family cell cycle protein, translating into MRVLKSISNYIRRTDKLYWLYMLLISSYSLLLMRTVPNPEGRTMGYFTTMLVAVVGGLIGAVLFSLIDYREICNFWYVVAGFCLFLIIYTQIFGSAVVNSGGVNAKAWISLPGGLTFQPSELVKIGFILTFSKHLSALEERGLLKSPLHVVLLALHAMIPVVLVHNQGDDGGAVIFFCMFLAMAFGAGIQLRYFAALFAAIGVAFPLAWKYVVKDYQKERLLITYRLDSDPNAALQYAYQQIQGRLSIGSGGLWGRGLFQSPRVNHSAVPVQQSDFIFAVAGEQLGFIGCAAILLLILIYLLHTLRVSRKTTDLLGSSICMGFFGMIAAQAVFNLGMCLDLLPVMGVTLPFFSYGGSSAVCLYFGFGLVLNVFMHRVNTDKVVLKRRNIS
- a CDS encoding formate--tetrahydrofolate ligase, with the protein product MLTDIEIAQRVQPKPIRQIAEAVGIREEELEPYGRFKAKLNDSLYRRISNRKDGKLILVTAINPTPAGEGKTTTAIGLGDALRRIGKKAVIALREPSLGPVFGIKGGATGGGYAQVIPMEDINLHFTGDFHAITSANNLLCAMLDNHIQQGNALNIDPRRVLIQRCMDMNDRQLRGIVCGLGGKQNGVPREDGFCITVATEVMAIFCLTKDLSDLKKRLGRILVAYSTDGEPVYAHQLKAEGAMTALLKDAVQPNLVQTLEGTPALIHGGPFANIAHGCNSVRATRYALKLADYCVTEAGFGSDLGAEKFMDINCRLGGFRPDAAVLVATARALKYNGGVPKAETGRENPTALRAGIENLGAHIAGLKKYGVPIVVAINRFESDSEEELALIEQYCHENGADFALSEVFSKGGEGGTELARKVCEAVDRKSGVRLLYADDAPISEKIETVAREIYGADGVTYSQQALRSLGEIESLGGSQLPVCIAKTQYSLSDDPKLLGRPKGFRIAIRDAKLNSGAGFVVAYAGNILTMPGLPSHPAAEQIDVDESGKISGLF
- a CDS encoding aconitate hydratase, yielding MGLTLSQKIIKKHLVSGSMNVGSEIGLKIDQTLTQDATGTMAYIEFEAMGIPRVRTERSVAYVDHNTLQTGFENADDHRFIQSAAKKYGIYYSRPGNGICHQVHLERFGVPGKTLIGSDSHTPTGGGIGMLAIGAGGLDVAVAMGGGPYYITMPEILRVVLTGSLSPWVSAKDVILEVLRRLSVKGGVGKILEYAGAGVKTLTVPERATITNMGAELGATTSIFPSDEVTREFLKAQGRESGWTELAPDPDAVYNETIEIDLSSVEPLAACPHSPDAVRPVREIGPIAVDQVCIGSCTNSSLRDMMRVASILKGKTISPGVSLAIAPGSRQVYSMLAENGALADLAGAGARILECACGPCIGMGQSPNSAGISLRTFNRNFLGRSGTADAQIYLVGPETAAASALAGVLTDPRTLGKEPEVELPDHFEINDNMIIPPVSVEEARDLSVLRGPNIKGLPVAEPLPESVSAKAILKAGDNITTDHIMPAGSKILPYRSNIPYLSQFCFAVCDQSFAGRCKENGGGIIIGGSNYGQGSSREHAALVPLYLGIRAVIVKSFARIHCANLVNAGILPLVFENEADYDGIDQMDELELKNVRQAVRNGESVTVADRTKGTSFRAKPVLSERQRRIVLAGGLLNDTRERSERV
- a CDS encoding FtsK/SpoIIIE family DNA translocase; the protein is MANKKLNRNNRKAAKKARSGAAPSAKDAASAAMRNAQANKQRNQISAVILFACSILMFCLVLISGDHVWRWFHNILLGLFGSWAILWPILLLYISIITALERQGAHTGGKLILMIVIIALFCASAYIFSVSGNVTLHSFWASLVNLYTEGTEHAGSGFFSGLLGIPIVAALGPLGAKIVILLLLFVAVMILTGTSLIQLFRTVAKPAGMVKTGFDSAREKRIERNRENLDIDIALDGEELPPHPVRSAGKKPAQKNEKLEHLEKLFSVGEARTSTPASAGMPDPPAPPQAEKEPDSPVKSESAPAAQKSAPEKPVPFSNDPPQDGEYHFPPVSMLETTHELSEQEAISEIQTNGRMLVDTLQSFGVQTSFVGYSRGPAVTRYELQPASGVKISKITNLSDDLSMNLATAGIRIEAPIPGKAAVGIEVPNKKNTVVRMRELVESNSFTAAKSRLTVALGRDIAGGVAVADLSKMPHLLIAGATGSGKSVCINSMIISLLYKSSPEDVRFLMIDPKVVELGVYNGIPHLLVPVVTDPRKAAGALSWAVSEMLKRYKIFASYNVRDLSAYNSLAAHRSYKDDDGQPMEHMPQIVIIIDELADLMMAAPNEVEDSICRLAQMARAAGMHLVIATQRPSVDVITGIIKANIPSRIAFAVSSQVDSRTILDMGGAEKLLGRGDMLFSPVGSQKPIRIQGCFVSDSEIESIAGFVKKAQEADYNENIAEEIERNAAAEKGDSSSGEPEESGDPMMPDAIKCIVEAGQASTSLLQRRLRLGYARAGRLIDEMEQMGVIGPRDGSKPRQVLITYQQWLEMNMQKSDAEQETGS
- a CDS encoding TraX family protein, which translates into the protein MEQPARGLTANAVKWIAIAAMLIDHIAWGFVPTYSALGQLMHIVGRITAPTMCFFLAEGYAHTHSFRKYAFRLDAFALISQVPFTLFETGKLQFIVGGNSSETLNVIYTLFLSLLAIRACDRINSRKLRFLAVFGLCLLSLPGDWMFFDILFALSFWQNRGELSRQIQSFSILAVSMVLAETFLSVSEGYPIYSQLFQFGVLLCLPVLILYNGRRGGGRTSKWTFYIFYPAHLLALGLLKIYLAV
- the tsaE gene encoding tRNA (adenosine(37)-N6)-threonylcarbamoyltransferase complex ATPase subunit type 1 TsaE, with the protein product MREYRTSSPEETEVLGERIAATLKGGEVLALFGGMGMGKTALTRGIARGLGIPEGVSSPTFALVHEYRGRLTVYHFDMYRVTSWDDLASTGFFDDLDTGAVLVVEWSENIENALPPESIRIHLSRGETENERVIAVEGIWDENTGD
- a CDS encoding ClpP family protease: MSEEENKEERTNQSMDRIVDSGSIITGDGKHLIQCMTIIGQIEGHTVLPSQNKTTKYEHVIPQLVAIEEDRQIEGLLILLNTVGGDVEAGLAIAELIAGMEKPTVSVVLGGGHSIGVPLAVAAKHSFIVPSATMTLHPVRMNGLTLGVPQTLDYFERMQKRITKFITAHSKISAERLTELSMNTEELVLDIGSVLEGMDAVREGLIDSLGSLSDAIECLYEMIDEKKKKNKKKAPVPQKPVKSK
- a CDS encoding DUF3006 domain-containing protein, which codes for MKTMTISRMEGIYAICEDENQKFYAIEISELPKGASAGDVLQVDDVEGTLTVDQEATMARRKKKK